In one window of Legionella fallonii LLAP-10 DNA:
- a CDS encoding SMR family transporter, whose amino-acid sequence MSMKFIGILLILLSTILEGFGQLLFKYSAILTSRKKYICFIIGVVFLILEFISWTAVLHYIDVNIAYPMSSLSYVFVCLLSFIFLSESLQKQRVLGLIYIVFGTIILGLS is encoded by the coding sequence ATGAGCATGAAATTTATAGGTATTTTACTCATTCTTTTGTCAACTATTCTGGAGGGATTTGGACAATTATTATTTAAATATTCCGCAATACTAACAAGTAGAAAAAAATATATTTGTTTTATTATTGGTGTAGTATTTCTAATTCTTGAGTTTATTTCATGGACGGCAGTTCTTCACTATATTGATGTTAATATTGCCTATCCCATGAGTAGCTTAAGTTATGTCTTTGTTTGTTTACTGTCTTTTATTTTCTTAAGCGAATCGTTACAAAAACAACGTGTATTAGGCTTAATTTATATTGTCTTCGGTACGATTATTCTAGGACTAAGCTAA
- a CDS encoding acetyl/propionyl/methylcrotonyl-CoA carboxylase subunit alpha, which yields MFNKILIANRGEIACRIIKTARSMGIHSVAIYSTVDKESLHVRLADSAYYIGDAPAKDSYLNIANIIQAALDSGAQAIHPGYGFLSENPQFAKACEQAGIIFIGPSISAMEAMASKQLAKQLLERTNVPLTPGYHGSEQTEEKLLAEAKKIGFPVLIKAANGGGGKGMRAVHNETEFSESLAGAKRESMASFADDTMIIEKLVLNPRHVELQVMADNYGNVIHLFERDCSIQRRHQKIIEEAPAPELSSQMRHRLAEAACEVARSIQYRGAGTVEFLVDGTDHFYFMEMNTRLQVEHPVTEMITGLDLVAWQLHIAANNPLPLTQEQIQAKGHAIECRIYAEDPHNGFIPSIGQIHFLKEPSADGIRIDTGVTLSSQITKYYDPMIAKLIVWGYDRAEALQRLQQALSHYFIGGVKTNIPFLQAICQHPKFTQAQLSTDFLSNEEIYLVGADKELALLMAASFDYLSTIKDIEDPLLQTAISWQAHTLGSWMVRYLDEGKLIEAVITPIDKNQFHLLLNNKKQTIYTNASDNVLTIKTEQQSYKALTEDTPQFLTLYTDQGQITIERFHWNKLSSHVATNKGQLTAPMPATIVAILKKIGDEVKAGERLIILEAMKMEHAIHAPADGVLLDIFFEVGAQVNEGAELLSLSEADS from the coding sequence ATGTTTAATAAAATTCTTATTGCTAATCGTGGTGAAATAGCCTGTAGAATCATCAAAACCGCCCGCTCCATGGGCATACATTCTGTTGCCATTTATTCGACCGTGGATAAAGAAAGTCTTCATGTTCGGCTTGCTGACAGTGCTTATTACATTGGTGATGCCCCTGCTAAAGATAGTTACCTAAATATCGCTAATATAATTCAAGCAGCGCTAGACAGTGGCGCGCAAGCAATCCATCCAGGTTACGGCTTTTTATCGGAAAATCCTCAATTTGCTAAAGCATGCGAACAAGCTGGAATTATTTTTATTGGCCCATCGATTTCAGCTATGGAAGCTATGGCTTCGAAACAATTAGCAAAACAACTTCTTGAGCGGACCAATGTCCCTCTAACTCCAGGCTATCATGGAAGTGAACAGACGGAAGAAAAACTGCTTGCTGAAGCTAAAAAAATAGGCTTCCCTGTCCTGATAAAAGCCGCTAATGGTGGCGGTGGTAAAGGAATGCGTGCGGTTCATAATGAAACAGAGTTCAGCGAATCTCTGGCTGGAGCCAAAAGAGAGTCTATGGCTAGTTTTGCTGATGATACGATGATTATTGAGAAATTGGTTCTCAATCCTCGACATGTTGAATTGCAAGTCATGGCAGATAATTACGGCAATGTGATTCACCTGTTTGAAAGAGACTGCTCTATTCAACGTCGACACCAAAAAATAATTGAAGAAGCACCGGCTCCAGAGTTAAGCTCGCAAATGCGCCATCGTTTAGCCGAAGCAGCTTGTGAAGTAGCGCGCTCTATCCAATATAGAGGGGCTGGTACTGTAGAGTTCTTAGTAGATGGGACTGATCATTTCTATTTTATGGAAATGAATACACGGCTCCAAGTGGAACACCCAGTGACTGAAATGATCACTGGCCTTGATTTAGTTGCTTGGCAACTACATATTGCCGCCAATAATCCCCTACCCCTAACTCAAGAACAGATTCAAGCTAAAGGTCATGCAATAGAATGTCGTATTTACGCTGAAGACCCTCATAATGGATTCATTCCTTCAATTGGTCAGATTCACTTTTTAAAAGAACCCTCCGCTGATGGCATACGTATAGATACTGGAGTTACGCTTTCCTCTCAAATAACTAAATACTATGATCCCATGATAGCAAAATTGATTGTCTGGGGATATGACAGAGCCGAGGCGCTGCAACGATTACAGCAGGCGCTGTCTCATTATTTCATTGGTGGTGTAAAAACTAATATTCCCTTTTTACAAGCTATTTGCCAACATCCTAAATTTACTCAAGCTCAATTAAGTACTGATTTTTTAAGCAACGAAGAAATTTACTTAGTGGGCGCAGATAAAGAATTGGCTTTATTAATGGCGGCAAGTTTTGATTATTTAAGTACAATAAAGGATATCGAAGATCCGTTGCTTCAAACTGCCATTTCCTGGCAAGCCCATACTTTGGGCTCATGGATGGTGCGTTATCTCGACGAAGGAAAATTGATAGAAGCAGTTATAACTCCCATAGATAAAAATCAATTTCATTTATTGCTAAACAATAAAAAACAAACTATCTATACTAATGCAAGTGATAATGTATTGACCATTAAAACGGAACAACAAAGTTATAAAGCCTTAACTGAAGATACTCCTCAGTTTCTGACTTTATATACTGACCAAGGTCAAATCACCATAGAGCGTTTTCATTGGAATAAACTGAGTTCACATGTAGCAACTAATAAAGGGCAACTTACCGCCCCTATGCCAGCAACAATAGTAGCTATACTTAAAAAGATTGGTGATGAAGTGAAAGCGGGAGAACGTTTAATTATTCTAGAAGCCATGAAAATGGAGCATGCAATTCATGCCCCAGCGGATGGTGTGTTGTTAGATATATTTTTTGAGGTAGGTGCCCAAGTGAATGAAGGAGCGGAGTTACTGTCACTGAGTGAAGCAGACTCCTAG
- a CDS encoding peptidogalycan biosysnthesis protein has translation MTKSPFKIIWVNSADDIDSTLWNECFSKDIEGYWWYKTLEQSKLDDQFQFLYGVLLQNKIPIGIVPCFIMAVPIELVLPDFISSIVRKIGQYIPSFLHQRTLFIGSPCIDEGHIGIKPGLNLNTLVPIINEACEQRAKESHTPLLVWKDFSNDYSSALSQLTSDYGMIKAISFPGTTLHLDKFNSYESYLNSLSGMHRHNFKKHVSKSKNLIELDTTIVTMPDDVLIDEIFDLFWGTYLKGKTKFEQLNKTFFINISRLPTSIYIILRDQKTNKLVAFMLCFRLNSKIINKFIGIDYTQPKETSLYYRLWEEAVTWAIKSGVNELQSGQTGYSIKMRTGNELVPLFNYIKHRNIFINWIFKLIAKHINWATLDEDLKPYNHKKNRN, from the coding sequence ATGACTAAATCCCCTTTTAAAATCATCTGGGTAAATTCTGCCGATGACATTGATAGCACGCTATGGAATGAATGTTTCTCTAAAGATATAGAAGGATATTGGTGGTATAAAACGTTAGAACAAAGCAAGCTTGATGATCAGTTTCAATTTCTCTATGGTGTTTTACTTCAAAACAAAATACCCATTGGGATCGTACCCTGTTTCATTATGGCGGTACCAATAGAGCTCGTTCTTCCAGATTTTATTTCATCTATAGTGCGAAAAATTGGCCAATATATTCCATCTTTTTTGCATCAACGCACACTATTCATAGGATCACCTTGTATCGATGAAGGACATATAGGCATAAAGCCAGGTTTAAATCTCAACACATTAGTTCCTATCATTAACGAGGCTTGTGAGCAACGAGCGAAAGAGTCACATACTCCTCTTCTTGTCTGGAAAGACTTTTCAAATGATTACTCCTCCGCACTGAGCCAATTAACATCAGATTACGGGATGATAAAAGCGATTAGCTTCCCAGGAACAACCTTACACCTTGATAAGTTCAACTCATATGAATCCTATTTAAATAGTCTCAGCGGAATGCATCGTCATAATTTTAAAAAACATGTTTCTAAAAGTAAAAACCTGATTGAACTGGATACCACTATAGTAACAATGCCTGATGATGTATTAATCGATGAAATATTTGATCTATTCTGGGGAACCTATCTTAAAGGCAAAACAAAGTTTGAACAGTTAAACAAAACATTCTTTATAAATATTTCCCGACTGCCAACTTCTATCTATATAATTTTGCGTGATCAAAAAACCAATAAACTGGTAGCATTTATGCTGTGTTTTCGCCTGAACTCAAAAATAATTAATAAATTTATAGGCATCGATTATACCCAACCCAAAGAGACAAGCCTCTATTATCGATTGTGGGAGGAAGCAGTGACTTGGGCCATAAAATCCGGGGTTAACGAGCTACAGAGTGGTCAAACAGGCTATTCCATTAAGATGCGAACAGGTAACGAGTTAGTCCCACTTTTTAATTACATTAAGCACAGAAACATCTTTATAAATTGGATATTTAAATTAATTGCTAAACATATTAACTGGGCAACTTTAGACGAAGATCTAAAACCCTATAATCATAAAAAAAACAGAAACTAA
- a CDS encoding VirK family protein, translating into MKKITLSIWALLSFTAQADELSTFNDVATAVSQGHPVNFVIHFKQCTSQKTLPAITASIAPNAVMIIGNSRITASDRHFTLDEPSARDIPVFDYSKFSIDSQGKASIKITMMNASNYEVLGSHSISCQLGEGFKVFG; encoded by the coding sequence ATGAAAAAAATTACTTTATCTATCTGGGCCTTACTTTCATTTACTGCCCAGGCAGATGAATTATCAACTTTTAATGACGTGGCTACTGCTGTATCACAAGGTCATCCGGTTAACTTCGTGATTCATTTTAAACAATGTACATCACAAAAGACTTTACCAGCAATTACCGCTTCAATTGCACCTAATGCGGTAATGATTATCGGAAACAGTCGAATTACTGCATCAGATAGGCATTTTACTTTAGATGAACCTAGTGCTCGCGACATTCCCGTATTTGACTACAGTAAATTTAGTATTGATTCACAGGGTAAGGCATCCATTAAAATAACGATGATGAATGCCAGTAATTATGAGGTTTTGGGATCTCACTCAATTAGCTGTCAATTAGGTGAGGGATTTAAAGTGTTTGGGTGA
- a CDS encoding enoyl-CoA hydratase-related protein gives MSDLLNEIQDRVCLLTINRINKHNAFDNQLLAEMQKQLDSAINNSDVRVIVLKANGKHFSAGADLAWMQSMALFSEEENLKDAMVLGNLMHCLNQSPKPTIAMVQGSAFGGGAGLAAACDIAIAAESARFCFSEVKLGLIPAVISPYVVKAIGVRAAKMLFMSAEVFDAKRAMSLNLVQHCVPEEELLEFTLKYAQQISNNAPEAVQLSKKLVHDVSGKTIDKELVYHTASLIARKRVSAEGQQGLKAFLNKETPNWS, from the coding sequence ATGAGTGACTTATTAAACGAAATTCAAGATAGAGTATGTTTACTCACCATTAATCGCATAAATAAACACAATGCTTTTGATAATCAGCTTTTAGCTGAAATGCAAAAGCAACTCGACTCCGCAATTAATAACTCTGATGTGCGCGTTATTGTGCTTAAAGCCAATGGAAAGCATTTTTCCGCTGGCGCAGATTTAGCATGGATGCAAAGCATGGCTTTATTTAGTGAAGAAGAAAACTTAAAAGATGCTATGGTTCTAGGAAATTTGATGCATTGTCTCAATCAAAGTCCCAAACCAACTATTGCCATGGTGCAAGGTTCAGCATTTGGTGGAGGGGCGGGTTTAGCTGCTGCCTGTGACATCGCTATCGCTGCTGAATCCGCTCGTTTTTGCTTTTCAGAAGTCAAATTAGGTTTAATTCCGGCGGTTATTAGCCCTTATGTGGTCAAGGCTATTGGAGTGCGTGCAGCCAAAATGTTATTTATGAGTGCTGAGGTTTTTGATGCCAAACGAGCTATGTCATTAAATTTGGTACAGCACTGTGTTCCTGAAGAGGAGTTGTTGGAGTTTACCTTAAAATATGCACAACAAATCAGTAATAATGCGCCAGAAGCCGTTCAACTATCTAAAAAATTGGTTCATGATGTGTCGGGAAAAACCATAGACAAAGAACTTGTTTATCATACGGCGTCCCTAATCGCTCGTAAAAGAGTATCCGCTGAAGGACAACAAGGCCTAAAAGCATTTTTGAATAAAGAAACACCGAACTGGAGTTAG
- a CDS encoding acetoacetate--CoA ligase: MNEIIWTPQHPKNSKMWQFMKFAAEKNNQLFDNYQDLHTWSINHPDLFWQTLCNFFELKFDTPAHQILNDYEEMLDARWFSGARFNFAQKLLSRRDNHPALVSINENDEKQSITYDQLYFAVAQCAAGLKAAGVTIGDRVAALMPNTAQTIIAMLATASLGAIWSSCSPDFGSQAALDRIGQIDPKVLFICDGHQYQGKTHSGADKIKRLHEEISTLVQIVICSNIHETIDISPIPKALYWNDFIKPSTQCEFVSLPFDHPLYIMFSSGTTGKPKCIIHGAGGTLLQHLKELGLHSDLKAEDNLCFYTTCGWMMWNWTASALALGVTITLYEGSPAYPDASRMFRLIDEEQVTVFGTSAKFISATEKAGIEPRSEFDMAHLRCILSTGSPLLHKNYDFVYQHIKEDIQLSSISGGTDIISCFALGNPILPVYRGELQCIGLGMAVTIFNEEGQSVQQTRGELVCTKPFPCMPVGFWNDKDKAAYHRAYFERFPGVWAHGDYAEITSHHGVIIYGRSDAVLNPGGVRIGTAEIYRQVEKIAAVVDSVVIGQDWQDDVRVILFVKLRDGTSIDEELINTIKQTIRQNASPRHVPAKILQVPEIPRTISGKVVEIAVRQVVHNQQVNNLQSLANPQSLEYFKNREELQS, from the coding sequence ATGAATGAAATAATATGGACACCTCAACACCCTAAAAACAGCAAAATGTGGCAATTCATGAAGTTTGCTGCAGAAAAAAACAATCAGCTTTTTGATAATTATCAAGATCTTCATACTTGGTCCATAAACCACCCTGATTTGTTCTGGCAAACCCTGTGTAACTTTTTCGAGCTTAAATTTGATACCCCTGCTCATCAAATTTTAAATGATTATGAAGAAATGTTGGATGCGCGATGGTTCTCTGGTGCTCGATTTAACTTTGCTCAAAAGTTGTTAAGTCGCAGAGATAATCACCCTGCCTTAGTCAGTATTAATGAAAATGATGAAAAACAGAGCATCACCTACGACCAATTATATTTTGCAGTTGCTCAATGTGCTGCAGGGTTAAAAGCCGCCGGAGTCACTATTGGTGACCGAGTTGCCGCATTAATGCCCAACACAGCCCAAACCATTATAGCAATGCTTGCAACAGCGTCCTTAGGAGCTATTTGGTCTTCTTGCTCACCTGATTTTGGCAGCCAAGCTGCTCTTGACCGAATTGGACAAATTGATCCCAAAGTCCTATTTATTTGTGATGGCCATCAATATCAAGGTAAAACACACAGCGGAGCTGATAAAATCAAACGGCTTCATGAGGAGATTTCTACGTTAGTACAAATCGTTATTTGTTCCAATATTCATGAAACTATAGATATTTCCCCCATACCCAAAGCCCTATACTGGAATGATTTTATTAAACCATCAACCCAATGCGAATTCGTATCTCTGCCCTTTGATCATCCCTTATATATTATGTTTTCTTCAGGTACTACAGGAAAACCTAAGTGTATCATTCATGGTGCCGGAGGTACTTTATTACAGCATCTGAAAGAATTAGGATTACACTCCGATTTAAAAGCTGAAGATAATCTATGTTTTTATACAACTTGTGGTTGGATGATGTGGAATTGGACTGCTTCCGCGTTAGCTTTGGGGGTTACCATCACGTTATATGAAGGTTCACCAGCCTATCCAGATGCCAGTCGCATGTTTCGCTTAATCGATGAAGAGCAGGTTACTGTTTTTGGTACCAGTGCGAAATTTATTTCTGCTACTGAAAAAGCGGGGATTGAACCACGCTCTGAGTTTGATATGGCTCATTTACGTTGCATTCTTTCAACTGGCTCCCCTCTTCTACACAAAAATTATGATTTTGTTTATCAGCACATTAAAGAGGATATTCAACTCAGCTCTATTTCAGGAGGAACCGATATTATTTCTTGTTTTGCCTTAGGTAATCCTATTCTTCCTGTGTATAGAGGTGAATTGCAATGTATTGGTTTGGGAATGGCGGTCACCATTTTTAATGAAGAAGGACAATCAGTACAACAAACTCGAGGAGAGTTAGTATGCACCAAGCCATTTCCTTGCATGCCTGTAGGGTTTTGGAATGACAAAGACAAAGCAGCCTATCATCGGGCTTACTTTGAAAGATTTCCAGGAGTATGGGCTCATGGTGATTATGCAGAAATAACGTCGCACCACGGAGTTATTATTTACGGTCGATCTGATGCTGTTCTCAATCCAGGTGGTGTACGCATTGGTACAGCTGAAATCTATAGACAGGTAGAAAAAATAGCGGCAGTAGTGGACAGTGTGGTAATAGGTCAAGATTGGCAAGATGATGTACGTGTTATTTTATTTGTTAAATTACGCGACGGTACGAGTATTGATGAGGAACTCATTAATACGATTAAACAGACTATTAGACAAAATGCCTCGCCAAGACATGTTCCTGCAAAGATTTTACAAGTCCCCGAAATTCCGCGAACAATTAGTGGTAAGGTAGTGGAAATTGCCGTCAGACAGGTGGTACATAATCAACAGGTTAATAATTTGCAATCCTTAGCAAATCCTCAATCTTTGGAATATTTCAAAAATCGTGAGGAATTACAAAGCTAA
- a CDS encoding hydroxymethylglutaryl-CoA lyase, which produces MDYPQHVTLIEVGPRDGLQNESSFVSSEQKVEFINLLSETGLKHIEVTSFVSAKAIPQLADHDTVFSSIKKIPGIHYSALVPNERGMNKALEVGVKEIAVFTAASELFNQRNINCSIKESIERIIPVIDIAKTQQIKIRGYISCVLGCPYEGEIKPQQVATLTQQLMDLGVDEISLGDTIGVGTPRQTQLVLDKVLKIVPLEQLAMHFHDTYGQAIANIYASLHYGVHRFDSSVAGLGGCPYAQGASGNVATEDLLYLMHGLGIKTEVDIFKIVAIGDMMCKILGKKNQSKVANAMLANPC; this is translated from the coding sequence ATGGATTATCCTCAACATGTAACATTAATAGAAGTTGGACCTCGAGACGGTTTGCAAAATGAATCGTCTTTTGTATCCAGTGAACAGAAAGTTGAATTCATCAATTTGCTAAGTGAAACTGGCTTAAAGCACATTGAAGTTACCAGCTTTGTTTCTGCAAAAGCCATTCCTCAGTTGGCTGATCACGATACAGTATTTTCCTCGATCAAGAAAATACCTGGAATCCATTACTCTGCCTTAGTCCCTAATGAACGCGGTATGAATAAAGCACTTGAAGTAGGCGTTAAGGAAATTGCTGTATTTACAGCGGCTAGTGAATTATTTAATCAACGTAATATCAATTGTTCTATTAAAGAAAGCATTGAGCGTATTATCCCCGTCATCGATATAGCTAAAACTCAGCAGATTAAAATACGCGGGTATATTTCCTGCGTTTTAGGTTGTCCCTATGAGGGAGAGATAAAGCCACAGCAGGTCGCTACATTAACCCAACAACTCATGGATCTCGGTGTTGATGAAATATCCTTAGGCGACACCATAGGTGTAGGTACTCCAAGACAGACTCAATTAGTACTGGATAAGGTATTGAAAATAGTGCCTTTAGAGCAATTAGCTATGCACTTTCATGATACCTATGGGCAAGCAATCGCCAATATTTATGCATCCTTACACTACGGAGTGCATCGTTTTGATAGCTCTGTTGCTGGCTTAGGTGGTTGCCCTTATGCTCAAGGAGCAAGTGGAAACGTTGCGACCGAGGATCTGTTGTATCTAATGCACGGTTTAGGAATTAAAACAGAAGTGGATATTTTTAAAATTGTGGCGATTGGTGACATGATGTGCAAAATACTAGGCAAGAAAAATCAGTCTAAAGTAGCTAATGCTATGTTAGCAAACCCCTGTTAA